One Phoenix dactylifera cultivar Barhee BC4 chromosome 14, palm_55x_up_171113_PBpolish2nd_filt_p, whole genome shotgun sequence DNA window includes the following coding sequences:
- the LOC103704856 gene encoding O-fucosyltransferase 38 isoform X1, with amino-acid sequence MVNPRAASSFSSPSPLLRFRIHTSSSISRCVALLLAFSAVLFFFSHRQIDEVDRNPLSLEEFFSVSEEQLWGSSFGHGYYPCVKPTSRYAASENWDRYLTVRSNGGLNQMRTGISDMVAVARLMNATLVIPWLDKKSFWQDSSTFSDIFDELHFIKSLQGDVRIVKELPKELESAPRARKHFTSWSGVSYYEEMARLWKDYQVIHVPKSDSRLANNGLPIDIQKLRCRALYHALHFAASIESLGKKLVERLQSHGRYIALHLRYEKDMLSFTGCTYGLSDLEAEELRIMRENTNHWKLKKINSTEQRIGGYCPVTPKEVGIFLQALGYPPSTWIYIAAGEIYGGDTYLADLRSRFPNLVFKETLATTEELQNFASHASQTAALDYIISVESDVFVPSYTGNMARAVEGHRRFLGHRKTISPDRRGLVELFDKIERGELKEGRKLSSLVTEMHKFRQGAPRKRYGSLSGSKGRARLRTEESFYENPFPECICLSGKNSHVYR; translated from the exons ATGGTCAATCCCAGGGCcgcctcctctttttcttctccttctccacttCTCCGATTTCGAATCCACACCTCTTCCTCGATCTCTCGCTGCGTTGCGCTCCTCCTCGCCTTCTCCGCtgtcctctttttcttctcccacAGACAAATCGATGAGGTCGACCGCAATCCCCTCTCCTTAGAGGAGTTTTTCTCG GTGTCAGAAGAGCAGCTATGGGGTTCTTCTTTTGGTCATGGCTATTATCCTTGTGTGAAGCCCACCTCTAGATATGCAG CTTCCGAGAACTGGGATCGCTACTTAACTGTTAGAAGTAATGGAGGACTCAACCAAATGCGCACTGGT ATATCTGACATGGTTGCTGTGGCTCGTTTAATGAATGCAACACTAGTAATTCCTTGGTTAGACAAGAAATCCTTTTGGCAAGACTCCAG CACTTTTTCAGACATTTTCGATGAGCTTCATTTTATCAAATCTCTACAAGGAGATGTAAGAATTGTGAAAGAGCTACCCAAGGAGTTGGAGTCAGCTCCAAGGGCCCGCAAGCACTTCACTTCCTGGTCTGGTGTGAGTTATTATGAGGAGATGGCACGACTATGGAAGGATTATCAG GTAATTCATGTTCCCAAGTCAGATTCAAGGCTAGCTAACAATGGCCTTCCTATTGATATTCAAAAGTTGCGGTGCCGTGCACTATATCATGCACTTCATTTTGCAGCTTCAATTGAGAGCCTTGGAAAG AAGCTAGTGGAGCGGTTGCAGTCCCATGGCCGATATATTGCTCTTCATCTGCGTTATGAGAAGGATATGCTGTCATTTACTGGTTGTACTTATGGCCTGAGTGACTTGGAAGCTGAAGAGCTGAGAATTATGAG GGAGAATACAAACCACTGGAAATTGAAGAAGATAAACTCAACAGAACAGAGAATCGGGGGCTATTGCCCTGTAACTCCCAAGGAGGTGGGGATATTTCTGCAAGCTTTGGGATATCCTCCATCCACCTGGATTTACATTGCTGCCGGTGAAATCTATGGTGGTGATACTTACCTTGCAGATTTGAGATCTCGCTTCCCAAACTTGGTCTTCAAG GAGACATTGGCGACAACAGAAGAGTTGCAGAATTTTGCTAGTCATGCTTCACAGACTGCAGCTCTAGACTACATTATATCAGTTGAAAGTGATGTGTTTGTACCCTCATATACAGGCAACATGGCAAGAGCCGTTGAAGGGCATCGCAGATTTCTAGGGCACCGCAAGACAATCAGCCCAGACAG GAGAGGATTGGTGGAACTTTTTGATAAGATAGAAAGAGGAGAGCTGAAGGAAGGTCGAAAATTATCATCACTTGTTACCGAAATGCACAAATTCAG ACAAGGGGCTCCAAGGAAAAGGTATGGTTCTCTGTCCGGAAGTAAAGGCCGAGCTCGGCTTAGGACTGAAGAATCCTTCTATGAGAACCCATTTCCTGAATGCATCTGCCTCTCTGGAAAGAATTCGCATGTGTATAG GTAA
- the LOC103704856 gene encoding O-fucosyltransferase 38 isoform X2 translates to MVNPRAASSFSSPSPLLRFRIHTSSSISRCVALLLAFSAVLFFFSHRQIDEVDRNPLSLEEFFSVSEEQLWGSSFGHGYYPCVKPTSRYAASENWDRYLTVRSNGGLNQMRTGISDMVAVARLMNATLVIPWLDKKSFWQDSSTFSDIFDELHFIKSLQGDVRIVKELPKELESAPRARKHFTSWSGVSYYEEMARLWKDYQVIHVPKSDSRLANNGLPIDIQKLRCRALYHALHFAASIESLGKKLVERLQSHGRYIALHLRYEKDMLSFTGCTYGLSDLEAEELRIMRENTNHWKLKKINSTEQRIGGYCPVTPKEVGIFLQALGYPPSTWIYIAAGEIYGGDTYLADLRSRFPNLVFKETLATTEELQNFASHASQTAALDYIISVESDVFVPSYTGNMARAVEGHRRFLGHRKTISPDRLLVDHSIWGVQIGG, encoded by the exons ATGGTCAATCCCAGGGCcgcctcctctttttcttctccttctccacttCTCCGATTTCGAATCCACACCTCTTCCTCGATCTCTCGCTGCGTTGCGCTCCTCCTCGCCTTCTCCGCtgtcctctttttcttctcccacAGACAAATCGATGAGGTCGACCGCAATCCCCTCTCCTTAGAGGAGTTTTTCTCG GTGTCAGAAGAGCAGCTATGGGGTTCTTCTTTTGGTCATGGCTATTATCCTTGTGTGAAGCCCACCTCTAGATATGCAG CTTCCGAGAACTGGGATCGCTACTTAACTGTTAGAAGTAATGGAGGACTCAACCAAATGCGCACTGGT ATATCTGACATGGTTGCTGTGGCTCGTTTAATGAATGCAACACTAGTAATTCCTTGGTTAGACAAGAAATCCTTTTGGCAAGACTCCAG CACTTTTTCAGACATTTTCGATGAGCTTCATTTTATCAAATCTCTACAAGGAGATGTAAGAATTGTGAAAGAGCTACCCAAGGAGTTGGAGTCAGCTCCAAGGGCCCGCAAGCACTTCACTTCCTGGTCTGGTGTGAGTTATTATGAGGAGATGGCACGACTATGGAAGGATTATCAG GTAATTCATGTTCCCAAGTCAGATTCAAGGCTAGCTAACAATGGCCTTCCTATTGATATTCAAAAGTTGCGGTGCCGTGCACTATATCATGCACTTCATTTTGCAGCTTCAATTGAGAGCCTTGGAAAG AAGCTAGTGGAGCGGTTGCAGTCCCATGGCCGATATATTGCTCTTCATCTGCGTTATGAGAAGGATATGCTGTCATTTACTGGTTGTACTTATGGCCTGAGTGACTTGGAAGCTGAAGAGCTGAGAATTATGAG GGAGAATACAAACCACTGGAAATTGAAGAAGATAAACTCAACAGAACAGAGAATCGGGGGCTATTGCCCTGTAACTCCCAAGGAGGTGGGGATATTTCTGCAAGCTTTGGGATATCCTCCATCCACCTGGATTTACATTGCTGCCGGTGAAATCTATGGTGGTGATACTTACCTTGCAGATTTGAGATCTCGCTTCCCAAACTTGGTCTTCAAG GAGACATTGGCGACAACAGAAGAGTTGCAGAATTTTGCTAGTCATGCTTCACAGACTGCAGCTCTAGACTACATTATATCAGTTGAAAGTGATGTGTTTGTACCCTCATATACAGGCAACATGGCAAGAGCCGTTGAAGGGCATCGCAGATTTCTAGGGCACCGCAAGACAATCAGCCCAGACAG GCTCTTGGTAGATCATTCTATTTGGGGGGTTCAAATTGGTGGCTAA
- the LOC103704855 gene encoding psbP domain-containing protein 4, chloroplastic isoform X2, giving the protein MKKTGWRTYQRPDDKSGGHGVGWSPIIPYTFKVPDGWEEVPVSIADLGGTEIDLRFASSQEGRLFVVVAPVLRFADIEGNARIELIGPPETVIDAFGPEVIGENVEGKVLSMEVAEHSGRTYYQYELEPPHVLITATAAGNRLYLFNVTASGLQWKRHYKDLKQIADSFRVI; this is encoded by the exons ATGAAAAAG ACAGGTTGGAGGACATACCAGAGACCGGATGACAAGTCTGGAGGACATGGAGTGGGGTGGAGCCCAATAATCCCATACACCTTCAAAGTTCCCGATGGCTGGGAAGAG GTTCCTGTATCAATTGCAGATCTTGGTGGTACAGAGATTGATTTAAGATTTGCAAGCTCGCAAGAAGGTCGCTTGTTTGTTGTTGTAGCTCCTGTTCTGAGATTTGCAG ATATCGAAGGAAATGCCagaattgaactaattggaccACCTGAGACGGTGATCGATGCGTTTGGGCCAGAAGTTATTGGCGAGAATGTAGAAGGGAAAGTTCTAAGCATGGAAGTAGCAGAGCATTCAGGAAGAACATATTATCAGTATGAACTGGAACCTCCCCATGTACTCATCACAGCAACTGCTGCTGGAAACCGGCTCTACTTGTTCAATGTAACTGCAAGTG GTCTTCAATGGAAGAGGCACTACAAGGACTTGAAACAGATTGCAGATTCTTTTCGCGTAATCTAA
- the LOC103704855 gene encoding psbP domain-containing protein 4, chloroplastic isoform X1: protein MGTTLFTSCCLSLRQLHKAQIRERRFLHEKGGGRSRFYAAATRGCGPIGEEDREGPAEFLGRRCALVSGLSLVSGMVFGFPRDGMAVKQGLLPGRIPGLSEPDEKGWRTYQRPDDKSGGHGVGWSPIIPYTFKVPDGWEEVPVSIADLGGTEIDLRFASSQEGRLFVVVAPVLRFADIEGNARIELIGPPETVIDAFGPEVIGENVEGKVLSMEVAEHSGRTYYQYELEPPHVLITATAAGNRLYLFNVTASGLQWKRHYKDLKQIADSFRVI, encoded by the exons atgggcacCACCCTCTTCACCAGCTGCTGCTTGTCCTTGAGGCAACTGCACAAGGCTCAAATCCGTGAGAGGAGATTTCTTCATGAGAAGGGTGGTGGGAGAAGTAGGTTCTATGCAGCAGCAACAAGAGGGTGTGGCCCGATAGGGGAAGAAGACAGGGAGGGGCCTGCTGAGTTCTTAGGGAGGAGGTGTGCATTGGTTTCTGGGTTGTCTTTGGTTTCTGGAATGGTGTTTGGTTTTCCAAGAGATGGGATGGCAGTGAAGCAGGGTCTCTTGCCTGGGAGGATTCCTGGCTTATCTGAGCCTGATGAAAAAG GTTGGAGGACATACCAGAGACCGGATGACAAGTCTGGAGGACATGGAGTGGGGTGGAGCCCAATAATCCCATACACCTTCAAAGTTCCCGATGGCTGGGAAGAG GTTCCTGTATCAATTGCAGATCTTGGTGGTACAGAGATTGATTTAAGATTTGCAAGCTCGCAAGAAGGTCGCTTGTTTGTTGTTGTAGCTCCTGTTCTGAGATTTGCAG ATATCGAAGGAAATGCCagaattgaactaattggaccACCTGAGACGGTGATCGATGCGTTTGGGCCAGAAGTTATTGGCGAGAATGTAGAAGGGAAAGTTCTAAGCATGGAAGTAGCAGAGCATTCAGGAAGAACATATTATCAGTATGAACTGGAACCTCCCCATGTACTCATCACAGCAACTGCTGCTGGAAACCGGCTCTACTTGTTCAATGTAACTGCAAGTG GTCTTCAATGGAAGAGGCACTACAAGGACTTGAAACAGATTGCAGATTCTTTTCGCGTAATCTAA
- the LOC103704882 gene encoding probable cysteine desulfurase — protein sequence MEIDQAHGSANIGDYLPNNNSVLFGLLRTKSERSKEAEQRAAWLRSQLIGGGLEFNTPFGKRLLTYADHTASGRCLQYIENYIIQEVLPVYGNTHTDDSFVGSKTTRMVHKAAEYIKRCMGGGPNEALIFCGSGSSAAIKRLQEVIGIAVPSIMRERVLNCLRDEERWVVFVGPYEHHSNLLSWRQSLAEVVEIGMDDRGLLDMEALRIELMSPKYANRPLLGSFSAGSNVTGILTDTRALARLLHQHGAFACFDFAASGPYVEIDMRSGDIEGYDAVFLSPHKFVGGPGTPGILLMNKDLYQLRSSPPSSCGGGTVAYVNGFDEKDTLYYDHIEEREDNGTPPIIQKVRAALAFWVKEYIGHDFIDLQERVYAETALRRLLPNKNIVVLGNKQVNRLPIFSFLVYTPMNSSANEAYGPRAGNGAIREAFRWAEGESKKGKPLHGRFVAKLLNDLFGIQARGGCACAGPYGHYLLEVDETLSLHIRSAILKGYSGLKPGWTRISLPYYMSKEEFAFVLASLEFIAMYGHRFLPLYQFDWVTGDWTFRKRVFKYHLMKEELALASRDLLVENGIAAKEDKAGNLEAARASTESFKSISVAQNYESYLESARSIALSLPEHPHPSTVPEDIDPKLILFRI from the exons ATGGAAATCGATCAAGCTCATGGCTCGGCAAACATCGGTGATTACTTGCCTAACAACAACTCTGTGCTATTTGGTTTACTAAGGACGAAGTCGGAGAGAAGCAAAGAAGCAGAACAGAGGGCCGCATGGCTGCGGTCTCAGCTGATCGGAGGAGGCCTGGAGTTCAACACCCCATTTGGAAAGCGCCTTCTCACGTATGCCGATCACACAGCATCAGGGAGGTGTTTGCAATACATTGAGAACTACATCATCCAAGAAGTCCTCCCTGTCTATG GGAACACGCACACGGATGATAGCTTTGTGGGGAGCAAGACCACAAGGATGGTTCACAAAGCGGCGGAGTACATTAAGCGATGCATGGGAGGAGGACCCAACGAGGCACTCATATTTTGTGGCTCGGGCTCCTCTGCGGCCATCAAGCGCCTCCAAGAGGTGATAGGCATTGCAGTGCCTTCGATCATGCGAGAGAGGGTGCTGAACTGCCTGAGGGATGAGGAAAGATGGGTTGTCTTTGTAGGGCCATATGAGCATCACTCCAACCTCCTCTCATGGCGTCAAAGCCTTGCGGAGGTGGTGGAGATAGGCATGGATGACAGGGGCCTTCTCGACATGGAGGCCTTGAGGATTGAGCTCATGTCCCCGAAGTATGCAAACCGTCCCCTGCTGGGCTCGTTCTCGGCCGGCAGCAATGTCACCGGAATCCTTACCGATACTCGGGCTTTGGCTCGCCTTCTCCACCAGCATGGCGCCTTTGCATGCTTCGACTTTGCTGCAAG TGGCCCATACGTGGAAATTGATATGCGATCTGGAGATATAGAAGGATATGATGCGGTCTTCCTCAGTCCACATAAGTTTGTTGGGGGCCCTGGAACTCCTGGCATCCTTCTGATGAACAAAGACCTCTATCAGCTGAGGTCTTCCCCACCTTCAAGTTGTGGAGGTGGTACTGTAGCTTATGTCAATGGCTTCGATGAGAAG GATACACTATACTATGATCATATCGAGGAGCGGGAAGACAATGGAACTCCACCCATCATCCAAAAGGTTAGAGCTGCACTGGCCTTCTGGGTGAAAGAGTACATAGGTCATGACTTCATCGATCTCCAAGAGCGAGTTTATGCTGAGACAGCACTCAGAAGGCTCCTCCCCAACAAGAACATTGTAGTACTAGGCAACAAACAAGTCAACCGACTCCCTATCTTCTCCTTCCTCGTGTACACTCCCATGAATTCCTCAGCCAATGAGGCATATGGTCCTAGAGCTGGTAATGGAGCAATCAGAGAAGCTTTTAGGTGGGCAGAGGGAGAGAGCAAGAAAGGCAAGCCCCTCCATGGGCGCTTCGTTGCCAAGCTACTTAATGACCTCTTTGGCATCCAGGCTCGTGGTGGGTGTGCTTGTGCTGGTCCCTATGGCCACTATCTCCTTGAAGTGGATGAGACACTTTCTCTTCACATTCGATCAGCTATCCTGAAG GGGTACAGTGGATTGAAACCTGGATGGACTAGAATTAGCCTCCCATACTACATGTCCAAAGAAGAGTTTGCATTCGTCCTTGCTTCACTCGAGTTCATCGCAATGTATGGTCATCGATTCCTCCCCCTGTATCAATTTGATTGGGTGACAGGGGATTGGACTTTTCGAAAGCGGGTGTTCAAGTATCATCTGATGAAGGAAGAGCTAGCCCTTGCATCGCGTGACTTGTTGGTAGAGAATGGTATTGCTGCAAAGGAAGATAAGGCAGGGAATTTGGAGGCAGCAAGAGCAAGCACTGAGAGCTTCAAGTCAATTAGTGTTGCTCAAAACTATGAGAGTTACTTAGAGAGTGCAAGAAGCATCGCTCTTTCCCTTCCCGAGCACCCTCATCCAAGCACTGTTCCGGAAGACATAGATCCCAAACTGATCCTTTTCAGAATCTAA